The Paraconexibacter algicola genome includes the window CTGTTCCGCATCCTCAGCGTGCCGGACGGGGACATCCCCGACGGCCTCGACGACGGGATCGACATCGGTCGCAAGATCGGCGTCTTCCTCGGCTTCTTCGCCTCCGCGGCCATCGCGTACGCGGGCACCCTGCTCGCGAAGAAGTAGGTCCCGGACCGTCGCGTCGCGCCCGGTGCGCGACGCGACATCGGGCGTGGCATCCGCGGCCGGGTCCGTGCCCCGCCGCGGGCGCGGCGCCCGGGCGTCCCGCTCGGTCGCCACGTCGCGCCGCCGCCGGCTCGCCTGGGCGTCCCGCCGCGGGCGCATCGGCGCGGGCGCGTCGCCGCGGCCGTTTCGCCCGGCGGCCTCGCCCCAGCGCTCCGCCGCGGGCGCATCGTCGCGCCGCTCCGCCCGTTTTGGGTGATCTGGAGGCCAGATATGGACTCCGCCTCACCCAGTTCGGCGTTGGCGCGGCGACCGCGGCCGCAGTCCGCGCGTTCTGGGTGATCTGGGTGCCGGATATGGGCTCGGCCTCACCCAGTTCGGCGTGGGCCGGGGTGGCCGCGACAGCGTCCGGGTCGTCCGTGACGCTCGAACCGTCTGTTGCGCGCGGGCGCAGGTTCGCGTCGGGCGGCACGCGATCCAGCACTGCTTCGGTGACAGCGGGCGGCTCCCGCGCGCGCCCGGGTGATCGTCCTGCGCATGGTCACCTTCCCTCTCCACATCTGGGAGCTCGTGCTGGCCCAGTCCGGGGTCGTCACCGCCGCCCAGCTGCGCGCCGGCGGCGTCGCGCTCGCCGACGTCCGCCGTGCCCGCCGCGCCGGGCTGCTGCGTCCGCTGCACGGAGGGACCGGCGTGTACGCCACCTTCCCCGAGGGCCTCGCGCCGCCCGACGCGGCGCTGCGCGCCGCGGTCCTCGCCTGCGGCCCGGACGTCGTGCTCTCCCACCAGACCGCGGCCGCACGCTGGCAGCTCGTGGCCCACGGACCCCCGGGGCTCATCGAGCTCGCCTCGCGCCGGGAGCTGACGCCGCCCGAGGGCATCTGGATCCACCGATCGCGGCTACGCGCGGCCGAGGTCGTGCCGCTCGACGGCTTCGCGATCACGACGGTCGAGCGGACGCTGCTCGACATCGCGATCAGGTTCGCGCCCGCCGCGCTGGACCGGGCGCTGCGCGAGGCCGAGTTCCACCACGGCACGCGGCCGGAGGATCTCGCCGCCGTCCTGCGCCGTGGTCACCGGGGCAGCGCGAGGCTCCGGGCGGCGATCGAGCGGCACGTCCCCGGATGGGGGGAGATGCGCAGCCGGCTCGAGCGGCGGTTCCGCAGCCTGCTGGTCCGCCACGGGATCCCGCTCCCACGGCGCAACGTGACCCTCGGACCGTGGATCGTCGACTGCCTCTGGCCGGAGCTCGGCGTCGTCGTCGAGCTCGACGGGCGTCAGCACGCGCGCCCCGGGCAGGCGGCGGTCGACGCCCGGCGGGACCTGTGGCTGCGCGCCAACGGCTACGTCGTCCTGCGGTACACGTGGCAGCAGGTGACCGAGGACTCGGACGCGGTCGTCGCCGATCTCCTCGCGGCGCTCGGCGCCCGGCGTTCTGGGTGATCCGAGACCCACATCTGGCCCTGCGACCACCCAGTTCGCGCGTTGCGGGAGGCGCGCCCGTTCACTCGGGGGCGCGTGGCCTCGCCGCGCCGCGCCGCGCCGCGCCGCCCGCCCGCGCGCCCGCGCGGCGGCCGCCTCAGGCGATCATGCCCGCGGCGACGGTGTCGTTCGTGCCCTCGTCGATGAGGATGAACGCGCCGGTCGCGCGGTTGACGGCGTAGGGGTCGACCGCGAGCTCGCGCGAGACGCGCAGGCGGACGCGGCCGATGTCGTTGAGCGCGAGCTCCAGCTGCGGCACGTCGGCGAACTCGTCGTCCGGATCCGCCGCGGCCGCGCCGCGCGACTCGAGCGTCTCGACGTCGACGACCGATTCGATCGCGTCGACGATGACCCGCGCGGACGCGGTCGTGTGCTTGATCGCCAGGCGGGCACCGGGACGCAGCGGCTGCTCGCCCATCCAGCAGACGTCGGCCTCGAGCGTCCGCGCCACCGTGGGCAGCGAGGAGGAGTGCACGATCATGTCGCCGCGCGACACGTCGCGCTCCTCGGCGAGGCGGATCGTCACGGACATGCCGGCGAACGCCTCGTCCAGCGGCCCGTCGTAGGTCTCGACCGCGGCGATCGTCGTCGTGGCACCCGACGGCAGGATCGTCACCTCGTCGCCGGCCCGGAACACGCCGGAGGCGACCTGACCCGCGTAGCCGCGGTAGTCGCTGCCGCCGTCGCGGATCACCCACTGCACGGGAAAGCGCGCGTCGGCGAGGTTGCGGTCCTCGTCGAGCGACACCGTCTCGAGGTGCTCGAGCAGCGGCGGGCCCGTGTACCAGTCGGTGCGCTCGGAGCGGTCGACGACGTTGTCGCCGAGCAGCGCGCTGATCGGGATGAACGTCGTCTCGCGCACCCCGTGCAGCCGCGAGGCGAGCTCGGTGAAGTCGCGCACGATGCCGTCGAAGACCTCCTCGCGCCACTCGACGAGGTCCATCTTGTTCACGGCGACGACGAGGTGCGGGATGCCGAGCAGCGCGCTCAGGTACGCGTGGCGCTTCGTCTGCTCGATGACGCCCTTGCGCGCGTCGATCAGCACGATCGCGAGGTCGGCCGTCGACGCGCCCGTGACCATGTTGCGCGTGTACTGCACGTGCCCGGGCGTGTCGGCGAGGATGAACGTGCGGCGCGCCGTGGCGAAGTACCGGTAGGCGACGTCGATCGTGATCCCCTGCTCGCGCTCTGCGCGCAGGCCGTCGGTCAGCAGCGACAGGTCCGGCACGTCGGAGCCGCGCTTGCGCGACACCTCCTCGACGTGCTCGAGCTGGTCGGCGAGCACCGCCTTGGAGTCGTAGAGCAGCCGCCCGATCAGGGTGGACTTGCCGTCGTCGACGGAGCCGGCGGTCGCCAGGCGCAGGAGGCCGGCGTTCGCGAGGTCGGTCTGGGAGGGGGGAGGGGCGGTCATCACGGCGGTCTCGGTCTCGGTCTAGAAGTAGCCGGCGATCTTGCGGTCTTCCATCGCGGCCTCGGACACCTTGTCGTCGGCGCGCGTCTCGCCGCGCTCGGTCACCCGGGTGGAGGCGATCTCCGCGACGACGGCCTCGAGCTCGCTCGCGGTCGAGCGCACGGCGCCGGTGCAGCTCATGTCGCCGACGGTCCGGTAGCGCACGGACTCCACGAACGGGGTCTCGCCGTCCATCAGCTCGACGAAGTCGCTGACCGCGTAGAGCATGCCGTCACGGGCGAAGACCTCGCGCTCGTGCGCGAAGTAGATCGACGGGATCTCGAGGTTCTCCTGGGCGATGTACTCCCAGACGTCCAGCTCGGTCCAGTTGCTGATCGGGAAGACGCGGACGTTCTCGCCGCGGCGGATGCGGCCGTTGTAGAGGTTCCAGAGCTCGGGGCGCTGGCGCTTGGGGTCCCAGCCGCCGAAGTCGTCGCGGAAGCTGAAGATGCGCTCCTTCGCGCGGGCGCGCTCCTCGTCGCGGCGGGCACCGCCGAACGCGGCGTCGAACCCGTGCTCGGCGATCGCGTCGAGCAGCGCCGTCGTCTGCAGCCGGTTGCGGGACGCGCGCGGGCCGGTCTCCTCGGTGACGCGGCCCTTGTCGATCGCCTCCTGCACGGACGCGACGACGAGCCGGACGCCGAGCTCCTCCACGCGGCGGTCCCGGAACTCCATGACCTCCGGGAAGTTGTGCCCGGTGTCGACGTGCATGACCGGGAACGGGATCGGCGCGGGCCGGAACGCCTTCTCGGCGAGGCGCAGCAGCACGATCGAGTCCTTGCCGCCGCTGAACAGCAGCACCGGGTTCTCGAACTCGGCGGCGACCTCGCGCATCACGTGGATCGCCTCGGCCTCGAGGGCCTGCAGGTGGGTGAGCTCGCGGTTGCGGGCGTCGACGGGCGGTGTCATGCGGGTGCGACCTCCGATGAGGGGCGGGGTGCGGACGAGGAGCGGTGGCGCTGCAGCGCGTACGCGGCGGCGCCGACGAGGAGCGGGGGACCGACGATGCCCCACGCGGGCAGGTCCAGGCCGGCCTTCGTGGCGACGCCGAGCGCGCTGGCCAGGAGCACGCAGCCGAGCGCGGGCCGCAGGCCGGCGGCCGGGACGCGCGGCAGCAGCGCGGTGCCGATCCAGACGCCCGGCAGCGAGCCGAGCAGGATCGTGCCCATGAGCCCGAAGTCGACGTTGCCGCCGATCCAGTGGGCGATGCCGGCGCTCCAGAGCAGGATCGCGGCGTGGAAGACGTCGGTGCCGACGACGCGGTGCGGCGTCAGGCGGAAGATGAGGATCAGCGCGAGGCCGATGAGCGCGCCGGAGCCGACCGAGGTCAGGCCGACGATGAAGCCGAGCACGAAGCCCAGGCCGGCGGCCCCGGACTTCACGCGCTGCGTGAGCTCGACGGTCTCGCGCTCGCGCTCGGCGAGCTTCGGCATGAACAGCGCACGGCCGAGGATCGTGATCGCGACGATCACCAGGGCGACCGCGATCCCGGCGAGCAGCACGTCGTCGAAGCCGTCGCCGTAGCGGGCGTGCAGCTCCTCGACGACGAGGACCCCGAGGATCGAGCCGGGGACCGACCCGACCGCCAGCCACTTCGACACGCCGAGGTCGACGGTGCCCGACCGCCAGTGCTTCCAGCCGCCGACGGTCTTCGTGACCGCCCCGTACGCGAGGTCGGTGCCGATCGCGACGACGGGGTTGATGCCCGCGAAGAGGACGAGCAGCGGGGTCATCAGCGAGCCGCCGCCGATGCCGGTCAGGCCGACGAGGATGCCCACGCCGAGACCGAAGACGACGATGACGGGATCGATGCCGAGCATGGGCGGGGCGGCCACGTCCTCAGACGTGGAGGCCGCACTCCGTCTTGTCGGTGCCGGCCCAGCGGCCCTCGCGGCCGGAGCCGGGCTTCGTGCACGGCGCGCAGCCGATCGACGCGTAGTCCTGGTCGTGGAGCGGGTGGTACGGGATGCCCCGGTCCATGATCCGCGTCCACAGGTCCTTGTCGGTCCAGTGCGCGAGCGGGTTGTACTTGGGGATGCCGCCGCGCTTCTCGTCGGCCTCGACGAGCTCCGCGTCGGCGCGGGTCGGCGCCTGCTCGCGGCGGATGCCGGTGATCCAAGCGTCGGCGCCGGCGAGGGCGCGCTCGAGCGCGGCGACCTTCTGCGCGCCGCAGCAGTGCTCGGGGCCCGTCCAGGCGGGCGTGCCCTCGGGCGCCGAGGCGTCCTCGACGTGCACGGTGATGCCCCAGCGGTCCTCGAACGCCTTCCAGGTGGTCAGCGTCTCGGGGAAGAGCACGCCGGTGTCGATGGTGACGAAGCGCACGGCGTCGAGCGCGTCGAGGCGCGCGAGCTCGTCGACGATCACCGACTCCTCCTTCTGGAAGGAGGTGAGCAGGACCAGGCGGCCGTCGGCGTGACGCTCGACGGCCTCCTGCAGGACCCGCGTGGTGTCCTGCGTCAGACCGCGCACTCGCCCTCGCCCCGGACGACCTGGAACGGCACGTTCTTGGTCCAGTCCATGAACATGTTCATGGTGTCGAGGCCGAACTCGACGGGCATCGCGAGGTCGCGGATCTCGTCCTCGAAGCGCTTCGTGCCGACGCGGTCGGCGTAGGCGTTGAACGCCTCGCCGTCGTGGCGCTCGGCCTCGTACATGCGCACCCAACGCTCGACGGCGTCGGGGACGCGCTTGGACGGGATGCGGACCTTGAGCCGCTTGCCGTAGGCGACCTGGCCCTGCTCGTAGGTGCCGCCGACGTGCGGGATCGTCGCGGGGATCGTGTGCTCCCCGGCCTTGATCGAGGCGCCGTAGAAGCCGATGTTGGCGATGTGGTGCTGGCTGCAGCCGTTGGGGCAGCCGGACATCTTGATCTTGATGTCGCGGGTGAGCGGGTCGGTGATCCCCATCTCGACGACCTTCTCGTGCACGGCCTTGTTGAGGCCCATGGAGCTCGTGATGCCGAG containing:
- the cysD gene encoding sulfate adenylyltransferase subunit CysD — encoded protein: MTPPVDARNRELTHLQALEAEAIHVMREVAAEFENPVLLFSGGKDSIVLLRLAEKAFRPAPIPFPVMHVDTGHNFPEVMEFRDRRVEELGVRLVVASVQEAIDKGRVTEETGPRASRNRLQTTALLDAIAEHGFDAAFGGARRDEERARAKERIFSFRDDFGGWDPKRQRPELWNLYNGRIRRGENVRVFPISNWTELDVWEYIAQENLEIPSIYFAHEREVFARDGMLYAVSDFVELMDGETPFVESVRYRTVGDMSCTGAVRSTASELEAVVAEIASTRVTERGETRADDKVSEAAMEDRKIAGYF
- a CDS encoding sulfite exporter TauE/SafE family protein, encoding MAAPPMLGIDPVIVVFGLGVGILVGLTGIGGGSLMTPLLVLFAGINPVVAIGTDLAYGAVTKTVGGWKHWRSGTVDLGVSKWLAVGSVPGSILGVLVVEELHARYGDGFDDVLLAGIAVALVIVAITILGRALFMPKLAERERETVELTQRVKSGAAGLGFVLGFIVGLTSVGSGALIGLALILIFRLTPHRVVGTDVFHAAILLWSAGIAHWIGGNVDFGLMGTILLGSLPGVWIGTALLPRVPAAGLRPALGCVLLASALGVATKAGLDLPAWGIVGPPLLVGAAAYALQRHRSSSAPRPSSEVAPA
- a CDS encoding sulfate adenylyltransferase subunit 1 codes for the protein MTAPPPSQTDLANAGLLRLATAGSVDDGKSTLIGRLLYDSKAVLADQLEHVEEVSRKRGSDVPDLSLLTDGLRAEREQGITIDVAYRYFATARRTFILADTPGHVQYTRNMVTGASTADLAIVLIDARKGVIEQTKRHAYLSALLGIPHLVVAVNKMDLVEWREEVFDGIVRDFTELASRLHGVRETTFIPISALLGDNVVDRSERTDWYTGPPLLEHLETVSLDEDRNLADARFPVQWVIRDGGSDYRGYAGQVASGVFRAGDEVTILPSGATTTIAAVETYDGPLDEAFAGMSVTIRLAEERDVSRGDMIVHSSSLPTVARTLEADVCWMGEQPLRPGARLAIKHTTASARVIVDAIESVVDVETLESRGAAAADPDDEFADVPQLELALNDIGRVRLRVSRELAVDPYAVNRATGAFILIDEGTNDTVAAGMIA
- a CDS encoding DUF559 domain-containing protein, which translates into the protein MVTFPLHIWELVLAQSGVVTAAQLRAGGVALADVRRARRAGLLRPLHGGTGVYATFPEGLAPPDAALRAAVLACGPDVVLSHQTAAARWQLVAHGPPGLIELASRRELTPPEGIWIHRSRLRAAEVVPLDGFAITTVERTLLDIAIRFAPAALDRALREAEFHHGTRPEDLAAVLRRGHRGSARLRAAIERHVPGWGEMRSRLERRFRSLLVRHGIPLPRRNVTLGPWIVDCLWPELGVVVELDGRQHARPGQAAVDARRDLWLRANGYVVLRYTWQQVTEDSDAVVADLLAALGARRSG
- a CDS encoding phosphoadenylyl-sulfate reductase, with the protein product MRGLTQDTTRVLQEAVERHADGRLVLLTSFQKEESVIVDELARLDALDAVRFVTIDTGVLFPETLTTWKAFEDRWGITVHVEDASAPEGTPAWTGPEHCCGAQKVAALERALAGADAWITGIRREQAPTRADAELVEADEKRGGIPKYNPLAHWTDKDLWTRIMDRGIPYHPLHDQDYASIGCAPCTKPGSGREGRWAGTDKTECGLHV